From a single Streptomyces liliifuscus genomic region:
- a CDS encoding (2Fe-2S)-binding protein — protein MNLDPDLNRLASLEGFFALRTGRPSLPTLAEAYKTRSVTQESDPLTFRVRKVVRLLDAPETRIGVSVAQQGLAARLWSVALGAAALYGQIPDLDPRLLHWDADGSAPDDLWLAETRALPGDAATVRRVVQDGHLEPLAAALRARQPVSAGLLRGNAASALAGAARELDRWARANGRPEVGERARSLAAELFDHPDLRDTGTLDGTAFRRRSCCLYYRVPGGGVCGDCCFVLPPGRL, from the coding sequence GTGAACCTCGATCCGGATCTGAATCGACTGGCATCTCTCGAAGGTTTCTTCGCCCTGCGCACGGGACGGCCGTCGCTGCCGACCCTCGCGGAGGCGTACAAGACACGGAGCGTCACCCAGGAGTCGGATCCGCTCACTTTCCGTGTCCGTAAGGTCGTACGGCTGCTGGACGCGCCCGAGACGCGTATCGGGGTCTCGGTGGCGCAGCAGGGACTGGCCGCCCGACTGTGGTCGGTGGCCCTGGGCGCGGCCGCCCTCTACGGGCAGATTCCGGACCTCGACCCCCGGCTGCTGCACTGGGACGCGGACGGCAGCGCGCCCGACGACCTGTGGCTGGCCGAGACACGCGCCCTGCCCGGCGACGCGGCCACCGTCCGGCGGGTCGTACAGGACGGCCATCTCGAACCCCTCGCCGCGGCGCTGCGGGCCCGGCAACCCGTCTCCGCGGGACTTCTGCGGGGCAACGCGGCCTCCGCGCTCGCGGGCGCCGCACGCGAGCTCGACCGCTGGGCCCGCGCCAACGGCCGCCCGGAGGTGGGCGAGAGGGCCCGCTCACTCGCCGCCGAACTCTTCGACCACCCCGACCTGCGGGACACCGGCACCCTGGACGGCACGGCGTTCCGGCGGCGCAGCTGCTGCCTCTACTACCGGGTACCCGGCGGCGGAGT